The Macrobrachium nipponense isolate FS-2020 chromosome 13, ASM1510439v2, whole genome shotgun sequence genome has a window encoding:
- the LOC135225161 gene encoding putative phosphopantothenoylcysteine decarboxylase produces the protein MAQLPPLDAGVLELFYGCTGSVASIKVPELARRLQNRGASVVIVPTERACHFLRCQAKVEPSLDLGQRLQTSLVLDKKSIDNGLEKRSSTPDSNRSSGRCSRCGAVSPPSGSLQGKEDSALRSLYPDLNFILDEDEWSAWQGRGDPVLHIALRDWAQVLVIAPLDANTMAKIAQGLCDNLLTCIVRAWNASYPLIFCPAMNTQMYKHPLTMKHTAMLKELGYIEVCVVNKRLACGDVGAGAMAEVSTIVDAVMQELPGAQRVHHGPF, from the exons ATGGCTCAACTACCCCCTCTAGATGCTGGGGTCCTAGAGTTGTTTTATGGTTGCACTGGAAGTGTAGCATCCATAAAGGTCCCTGAATTGGCACGTAGATTACAGAACCGGGGAGCTAGCGTTGTTATTGTGCCAACAGAACGTGCATGCCACTTCCTACGATGTCAAGCCAAGGTAGAACCTAGTCTGGACTTGGGTCAGAGACTGCAGACGAGTCTTGTGCTTGATAAAAAGTCAATTGATAATGGTTTGGAAAAACGTAGTAGTACACCAGACTCCAACAGGTCAAGTGGAAGGTGTAGTCGTTGCGGTGCTGTGAGCCCTCCAAGTGGCTCTTTGCAAGGCAAGGAAGACAGTGCCTTAAGGTCTCTCTATCCCGACCTGAATTTTATTCTTGATGAAGATGAATGGTCTGCTTGGCAGGGACGTGGAGATCCAGTGCTCCACATTGCATTGCGGGACTGGGCTCAAGTTCTTGTTATTGCACCTCTAGATGCCAATACTATGGCCAAAATTGCACAGGGTTTATGTGATAACCTTCTAACATGCATTGTACGAGCTTGGAACGCTTCTTATCCACTTATCTTCTGCCCAGCAATGAATACTCAGATGTACAAACACCCACTTACCATGAAGCATACTGCCATGCTCAAG GAATTGGGTTACATAGAAGTGTGTGTGGTAAACAAGAGACTTGCTTGTGGAGATGTTGGTGCTGGAGCCATGGCGGAGGTGAGCACAATCGTAGATGCTGTCATGCAGGAGTTACCTGGCGCTCAAAGAGTGCATCACGGACCCTTCTGA
- the LOC135225162 gene encoding putative phosphopantothenoylcysteine decarboxylase, which produces MAQLPPLDAGPRVVLGCTGSVASIKVPELARRLQNRGASVVIVPTERACHFLRCQAKVEPSLDLGQRLQTSLVLDKKSIDNGLEKRSGTPDSNRSSGRCSRCGAVSPPSGSLQGKEDSALRSLYPDLNFILDEDEWSAWQGRGDPVLHIALRDWAQVLVIAPLDANTMAKIAQGLCDNLLTCIVRAWNASYPLIFCPAMNTQMYKHPLTMKHTAMLKELGYIEVCVVNKRLACGDVGAGAMAEVSTIVDAVMQELPGAQRVHHGPF; this is translated from the exons ATGGCTCAACTACCCCCTCTAGATGCTGGTCCTAGAGTTGTTTTAGGTTGCACTGGAAGTGTAGCATCCATAAAGGTCCCTGAATTGGCACGTAGATTACAGAACCGGGGAGCTAGCGTTGTTATTGTGCCAACAGAACGTGCATGCCACTTCCTACGATGTCAAGCCAAGGTAGAACCTAGTCTGGACTTGGGTCAGAGACTGCAGACGAGTCTTGTGCTTGATAAAAAGTCAATTGATAATGGTTTGGAAAAACGGAGTGGTACACCAGACTCCAACAGGTCAAGTGGAAGGTGTAGTCGTTGCGGTGCTGTGAGCCCTCCAAGTGGCTCTTTGCAAGGCAAGGAAGACAGTGCCTTAAGGTCTCTCTATCCCGACCTGAATTTTATTCTTGATGAAGATGAATGGTCTGCTTGGCAGGGACGTGGAGATCCAGTGCTCCACATTGCATTGCGGGACTGGGCTCAAGTTCTTGTTATTGCACCTCTAGATGCCAATACTATGGCCAAAATTGCACAGGGTTTGTGTGATAACCTTCTAACATGCATTGTACGAGCTTGGAACGCTTCTTATCCACTTATCTTCTGCCCAGCAATGAATACTCAGATGTACAAACACCCACTTACCATGAAGCATACTGCCATGCTCAAG GAATTGGGTTACATAGAAGTGTGTGTGGTAAACAAGAGACTTGCTTGTGGAGATGTTGGTGCTGGAGCCATGGCGGAGGTGAGCACAATCGTAGATGCTGTCATGCAGGAGTTACCTGGCGCTCAAAGAGTGCATCACGGACCCTTCTGA